The Rhizobium sp. CCGE531 genomic sequence ATGACTACGAGGACCGCATCGCCGCATTGCGCGCCCAGGTCGACCGCGTGACCTCCCGTCAGCTCCTTGATCAACAGGTCGTGGAGGAAAAGGTCGACAAGCTGATCGAACAACAGCAGCAGCTTTCATCCCGCAATGGCAAACTCGGCACCTTGCTCGACAGGGCAGAAAGCTCCGGCCTTACGAACAAGAGCGCGCACCCGGATGCGAACGCCGCTGCCCCCAGGAACGAGCACGCCCAGCTGACAGCGCCGAAGGCGATCGAGACGCTTCTTCAGGGGGGCAAGCCGGCCGACGCGACGCCTGACAATTCCACGCTCGCCTATGTCCCCGCGCCGGAAACAGTCGCCGATCGCGCCGATCGCGTCTTCTCGAAGGTAACGTTGTCGCTGAAGCATATCGAACAGGATCAACTGACCCGGATCAACAATCTCACGGTCGATGCTTCCGCGACTGCGAACGAAATCCAGACGATCATGCACAATGTCGGGGTCAAGGTTCCGAACGAGGTGGCGGCCGCGAAGCGCGGGGATGCCGATGACGGCGTGGGTGGACCTTATGTGCCGCCTGAAAATGTGGATCGGTTCGAACGGTCGATGGCGGACCTCGATACCGCATTGACGCATCTGGAAACCGTGCGGGGCGCGGCCGAAAGCCTGCCTTTCCGCAACCCGGCGGCGGGCAAGCTCGTCACCAGCCCCTTCGGCAATCGCAAGGACCCTTTCTTCGGCACGCTGGCGCTCCACACAGGCACGGATTTCCATTTCAGCCCTGGCGAGAAGGTCAAGGCCACCGCCCCCGGCAAGGTCATCGCGGCCGGGTGGACGGGCGGTTACGGCAATATGGTGGAGATCGAACATGGCGACGGTATCTCCACGCGCTACGGCCATATGGAGCAGGTCGTCGTCAAGGTCGGCGACAAGGTCGGCGCAGGCGACGTAGTGGGTCTTGCCGGCAGCACCGGGCGTTCGACAGGAACGCATCTGCATTACGAAGTCCGCGAGAATGGGCATCCGGTAGACCCGATGTATTTCATCAATGCCGGCACGAAACTTGCGGGTTACATCAGCGGCCTCGGCGCAATTTAGCTGCCGGAATTGTGACAAACGCGCAACAAACATGGCACTAATCCAAAAATTGCGTTATGAATGAACTTCAGGTCCGTTGAAGCACCTGCTTTCCTTGACTTCACGGACATTTGGTTCTATGTCGCGCTGCGTTGCGGCACGTTTCCATGTGTCGACTCATGGTGTTCGACTGAACCAAGACGGAACTAGATTTCCCTTTGACAACATTTGCTGACCTTGGCCTGAGCCAAAAAGTCCTTTCCGCGGTAACTGACGCGGGCTACACCACACCGACTCCGATCCAGGCCGGTGCCATCCCGTTTGCGCTTCAGCGCCGCGACATCTGCGGCATTGCCCAGACGGGAACCGGCAAGACAGCCTCTTTCGTGCTGCCGATGCTGACGCTGCTCGAAAAGGGCCGCGCCCGTGCGCGCATGCCGCGCACGCTGATCCTGGAGCCGACGCGCGAACTGGCGGCCCAGGTCGCCGAAAACTTCGAGAAGTACGGCAAGAACCATCGCCTCAACATCGCCCTTTTGATCGGCGGTGTCTCCTTCGAAGAGCAGGATCGCAAGCTTGAGCGCGGCGCCGATGTGCTGATCTGCACGCCCGGCCGCCTGCTGGACCATTTCGAACGTGGCAAACTGCTGATGAGCGGCGTCGAAATCTTCGTCATCGACGAGGCCGACCGCATGCTCGACATGGGCTTTATCCCTGATATCGAGCGCATCGCCAAGCTCATCCCCTTCACGCGCCAGACACTGTTCTTCTCGGCGACGATGCCGGCGGAAATCCAGAAGCTGGCCGACCGCTTCCTGCAGAACCCGGAACGTGTCGAAGTCGCCAAGCCGGCATCGACGGCCAAGACCGTGACGCAGCGCTTCGTTGCCTCGCATGGCAAGGATTACGAGAAGCGCGCCACGCTGCGCGACCTCGTCCGCGCACAGACGGATCTCAAGAACGCGATCATCTTCTGCAATCGCAAGAAGGATGTGGCCGATCTCTTCCGCTCGCTCGAACGGCACGGCTTCTCCGTCGGCGCCCTGCATGGCGACATGGACCAGCGTTCGCGCACGACGATGTTGCAGAACTTCCGTGACGGACAAATCCAGCTTCTCGTCGCCTCCGACGTCGCAGCCCGGGGTCTCGATCTTCCCGATGTCGGTCACGTCTTCAATTTCGATGTTCCGATTCATTCGGAAGATTATGTCCATCGCATCGGCCGCACCGGTCGCGCCGGCCGTTCCGGCGCCGCCTTCACCATCGTGACGAAGCGCGACACCAAGCACGTCGACGCCATCGAGAAGTTGATCGGCGAGGACGTGCAGTGGCTGAACGGCGATCTGTCGGCGCTGCCGCCGGCCGAAGAAGGTGGGGACGACAATCGTTCTTCTCGCCGCCGCGAGCCGAAAGGCAGAGGCCGCGAGCGTGATCGCAGCCCCAGAGGCCGGAGTGCCTCGAGTCATAAATCTGATATCGACGTCGAGGATAATGGCGTCGCAGTGATCGAAGCAGCACCAGCAAAGGCTGAAAGCGTGAGAAACGA encodes the following:
- a CDS encoding M23 family metallopeptidase, with amino-acid sequence MTAKPQNRVFGKQQRHHTIIVASGDTVRHMTVRPWMAAVAVCLAGIFSIGYLLATSYLVLRDDLIGATMARQARMQYDYEDRIAALRAQVDRVTSRQLLDQQVVEEKVDKLIEQQQQLSSRNGKLGTLLDRAESSGLTNKSAHPDANAAAPRNEHAQLTAPKAIETLLQGGKPADATPDNSTLAYVPAPETVADRADRVFSKVTLSLKHIEQDQLTRINNLTVDASATANEIQTIMHNVGVKVPNEVAAAKRGDADDGVGGPYVPPENVDRFERSMADLDTALTHLETVRGAAESLPFRNPAAGKLVTSPFGNRKDPFFGTLALHTGTDFHFSPGEKVKATAPGKVIAAGWTGGYGNMVEIEHGDGISTRYGHMEQVVVKVGDKVGAGDVVGLAGSTGRSTGTHLHYEVRENGHPVDPMYFINAGTKLAGYISGLGAI
- a CDS encoding DEAD/DEAH box helicase — protein: MTTFADLGLSQKVLSAVTDAGYTTPTPIQAGAIPFALQRRDICGIAQTGTGKTASFVLPMLTLLEKGRARARMPRTLILEPTRELAAQVAENFEKYGKNHRLNIALLIGGVSFEEQDRKLERGADVLICTPGRLLDHFERGKLLMSGVEIFVIDEADRMLDMGFIPDIERIAKLIPFTRQTLFFSATMPAEIQKLADRFLQNPERVEVAKPASTAKTVTQRFVASHGKDYEKRATLRDLVRAQTDLKNAIIFCNRKKDVADLFRSLERHGFSVGALHGDMDQRSRTTMLQNFRDGQIQLLVASDVAARGLDLPDVGHVFNFDVPIHSEDYVHRIGRTGRAGRSGAAFTIVTKRDTKHVDAIEKLIGEDVQWLNGDLSALPPAEEGGDDNRSSRRREPKGRGRERDRSPRGRSASSHKSDIDVEDNGVAVIEAAPAKAESVRNERKSESNNKSNNSSRNNNNRPFPAANDDNRERRNRYRDHDDGPTPVGFGDDIPAFMLIVASAKA